One window of Akkermansia biwaensis genomic DNA carries:
- the rpmH gene encoding 50S ribosomal protein L34, which translates to MSKRTYQPSKRCRKRQFGFRARMATKNGADIIRRRRAKGRKRLLPKGAEIQYKRHTIQHGR; encoded by the coding sequence ATGAGCAAGAGGACTTATCAACCATCCAAGCGCTGCCGCAAGCGCCAGTTCGGATTCCGTGCACGCATGGCGACCAAGAACGGGGCCGATATCATCCGCCGCCGCCGCGCCAAAGGCCGCAAGCGCCTTCTTCCCAAGGGAGCCGAAATCCAGTACAAGCGCCATACCATCCAGCACGGCCGTTAA
- the rnpA gene encoding ribonuclease P protein component has protein sequence MRLTRQQSMTRAFQFARVRNEGPSVAGRLIVLSAAPLADPEEPSKFGIICTKKIGCAVVRNKLRRRVREILRAHGEPFQQGVHMVCVLRWRAVEASYSDLERDWQKAARKLKLQLLSGQQDTA, from the coding sequence ATGCGTCTTACTCGTCAACAAAGCATGACCAGGGCATTTCAATTTGCCCGGGTACGCAACGAGGGACCATCCGTAGCAGGTCGGCTTATTGTTTTAAGCGCAGCCCCGCTGGCAGATCCGGAGGAGCCTTCCAAATTCGGCATCATCTGCACGAAAAAAATAGGCTGCGCCGTCGTCCGCAACAAGCTCAGACGCCGGGTGCGGGAAATACTCCGGGCACACGGAGAGCCTTTTCAACAGGGCGTGCACATGGTGTGCGTGCTCAGATGGCGGGCGGTGGAAGCCAGCTATTCCGACCTGGAACGGGACTGGCAGAAAGCCGCCCGCAAATTAAAACTGCAACTGCTTTCCGGACAACAAGACACGGCATGA
- the yidD gene encoding membrane protein insertion efficiency factor YidD, which produces MMKWLLITLVRGYQLFISAPLHALGGPGCGCRYTPTCSQYFIRAVQVHGAWRGFILGTWRILRCNPWGGSGYDPVPPPRPSR; this is translated from the coding sequence ATGATGAAATGGCTGCTTATCACCCTGGTTCGGGGTTACCAACTCTTCATCAGCGCCCCTCTTCACGCGCTGGGGGGGCCCGGCTGCGGCTGCCGTTACACTCCCACCTGTTCCCAATACTTCATCCGGGCCGTCCAGGTCCACGGAGCCTGGCGCGGTTTTATTCTTGGAACATGGCGCATTTTAAGATGCAACCCCTGGGGCGGTTCAGGGTATGATCCCGTGCCGCCTCCCCGCCCTTCCCGCTAA
- the yidC gene encoding membrane protein insertase YidC, with translation MDRTSWIIVGVCAALLGLNVYLGNNKKETPVTAPPAAVQQSVSPASTAAPGTSTAAEPATPGQLSVNQAMAEDKENPITLVATEEVDGKQKPFITYTFNRVGGSIGGVTLHNDIVDTQKVTDHNITINEAQNRGIGELVFNMDATQDPSYDNTVYKEVKRTADSVTLEGYDAARQLFISKTYTLHPVTDSSGKVLPGSKYIIRLTVSLLNKAPNVQDLRYLGIFAGSAYPIAKSEPKDTYTHLFYHADGSLEQEAPSHFTGGFFSTAKPRVLEGPLKDLTYAGVMSQYYATILIPQEQSAGSTVYATRQEFPLAHENNTLVPGVTLAMGIPNLAMAPNEIKTLTYDIYTGPKFNAYLRDLNLTYPAISDIMAYGWLVFLSVPMNWLLNLFHGWFGNWGVAIICMTIVVRALIWPLHKKSYLAMKRMSLVQPEMAKLKEKYPDDPQKVNMEMMKLYQKYGINPASGCVPMLIQIPIFFAFYRVLQYSAELRGQPFCLWMTDLSLPDTVGHLFGIPINILPLIMAVTMIVQMRMTPQAGERSQRIIMNLMPLMFFLFCYNFASALALYWTTQNLISIGQTALIRRLPMPVLAPSQKKKKPGFFQRMMEQQRVALEEQQRKAKGRNMRNVTPKK, from the coding sequence ATGGATCGCACTTCATGGATCATTGTCGGCGTCTGCGCCGCCCTTCTGGGCCTGAACGTTTACCTCGGCAACAATAAAAAGGAAACACCCGTTACGGCGCCCCCCGCCGCCGTCCAGCAATCGGTCTCCCCCGCAAGCACTGCCGCACCGGGAACTTCAACAGCTGCCGAACCCGCCACTCCGGGACAGCTTTCCGTCAACCAGGCCATGGCGGAAGACAAGGAGAACCCGATCACCCTTGTGGCCACGGAAGAAGTGGACGGCAAGCAGAAGCCCTTCATCACTTACACCTTCAACCGCGTCGGCGGCTCCATCGGTGGCGTCACTCTCCACAACGATATTGTGGACACCCAGAAGGTTACGGACCACAATATCACCATCAACGAGGCCCAGAACCGGGGGATTGGAGAACTCGTCTTCAACATGGACGCCACGCAGGACCCTTCCTACGACAACACGGTGTACAAGGAAGTCAAGCGCACGGCGGACTCCGTCACCCTGGAAGGCTATGACGCCGCGCGCCAGCTTTTCATTTCCAAGACCTACACGCTCCACCCCGTCACGGACTCTTCCGGAAAAGTGCTCCCCGGCAGCAAATACATCATCCGCCTGACCGTCTCCCTTCTCAACAAAGCCCCCAATGTCCAGGATTTGCGCTATCTGGGCATCTTTGCAGGCAGTGCCTACCCCATCGCCAAGAGCGAACCCAAGGATACCTACACCCACCTTTTCTACCATGCGGACGGCTCCCTGGAACAGGAGGCCCCCTCCCACTTCACGGGCGGCTTTTTCAGCACCGCCAAGCCCCGCGTGCTGGAAGGCCCGCTGAAGGACCTGACCTACGCCGGGGTAATGAGCCAGTACTACGCCACCATCCTCATTCCGCAGGAACAGTCCGCAGGCTCCACCGTGTACGCCACGCGCCAGGAATTCCCCCTGGCCCATGAAAACAATACCCTGGTGCCCGGCGTAACCCTGGCCATGGGCATTCCCAACCTGGCCATGGCGCCCAACGAGATCAAAACGCTCACCTACGACATTTACACGGGCCCCAAATTCAACGCCTACCTGCGCGACCTGAACCTTACCTACCCCGCCATCAGCGACATCATGGCCTACGGCTGGCTGGTCTTCCTGAGCGTGCCGATGAACTGGCTGCTCAACCTGTTCCACGGCTGGTTCGGCAACTGGGGCGTAGCCATCATCTGCATGACCATCGTCGTCCGCGCTCTCATCTGGCCGCTGCACAAGAAATCCTATCTGGCGATGAAGCGCATGTCCCTGGTTCAGCCTGAAATGGCGAAACTCAAGGAAAAATATCCGGACGATCCCCAGAAGGTGAACATGGAAATGATGAAGCTGTACCAGAAATACGGCATCAATCCGGCCAGCGGTTGCGTACCCATGCTCATCCAGATTCCCATCTTCTTCGCCTTCTACCGCGTGCTTCAATATTCCGCGGAATTGCGGGGACAGCCCTTCTGCCTGTGGATGACGGACTTGTCCCTGCCCGATACCGTCGGCCACCTGTTTGGCATCCCGATCAACATCCTGCCGCTCATCATGGCCGTCACGATGATCGTGCAAATGCGGATGACACCGCAGGCGGGCGAACGTTCCCAGCGCATCATCATGAATCTGATGCCTCTGATGTTCTTCCTGTTCTGTTACAACTTCGCTTCCGCCCTGGCCCTGTACTGGACCACGCAGAACCTCATTTCCATCGGCCAGACGGCGCTGATTCGCCGCCTGCCCATGCCCGTGCTGGCTCCGTCCCAGAAGAAGAAAAAGCCCGGCTTCTTCCAGCGGATGATGGAACAGCAGCGCGTGGCCCTGGAAGAGCAGCAGCGCAAAGCCAAGGGACGCAACATGCGCAATGTGACGCCGAAGAAATAA
- a CDS encoding MBL fold metallo-hydrolase, translated as MDRLLVFGTGNATVTECYNTCFSLTDGKEFLLVDAGGGNGILGILKYMKVPVERMHHAFLSHRHTDHMLGMVWVIRLIGTMMTQDRYEGTFTVYCHRELAADLECLVRMTLDKRVVRLVGERILVVPVEDGEEVDAGPYRLTCFDIHSDKTRQFGFSTLLNGGGRLVFLGDEPYRDACEPYVRGARWLLSEAFCLHSQADVFKPYEKYHSTVKDACELAERMNIPNLLLWHTEDSNLACRRSLYSREGRMYYSGNLVIPDDADIIDL; from the coding sequence ATGGACCGTCTTCTGGTTTTCGGCACGGGGAACGCCACCGTTACGGAATGCTACAATACCTGCTTTTCCCTGACGGACGGCAAGGAATTCCTGCTGGTGGACGCCGGCGGAGGCAACGGCATTCTGGGCATTCTGAAATATATGAAGGTTCCGGTGGAAAGGATGCATCACGCTTTTCTTTCCCACCGGCACACGGACCACATGCTGGGCATGGTATGGGTGATCCGCCTCATCGGGACCATGATGACCCAGGACCGCTATGAAGGAACGTTTACGGTTTACTGCCACCGGGAACTGGCGGCGGACCTGGAATGCCTGGTACGCATGACGCTGGACAAAAGGGTTGTGCGCCTGGTCGGGGAACGCATCCTCGTGGTTCCGGTGGAAGATGGAGAGGAAGTGGACGCCGGACCGTACCGGCTGACCTGTTTTGACATTCATTCGGACAAGACGCGCCAGTTCGGCTTTTCCACGCTGCTGAACGGGGGAGGCAGGCTTGTTTTCCTGGGAGACGAACCGTACCGCGATGCCTGCGAGCCTTATGTCCGCGGCGCCCGCTGGCTGCTTAGCGAAGCCTTTTGCCTGCATTCTCAGGCCGACGTGTTCAAGCCCTATGAAAAATACCACAGCACGGTCAAGGATGCCTGCGAACTGGCGGAAAGAATGAACATTCCCAATCTGCTGCTTTGGCATACGGAAGACAGTAACCTTGCCTGCCGCCGTTCCTTATATTCCCGGGAAGGGCGGATGTATTATTCCGGCAACCTGGTCATTCCGGATGACGCTGATATTATCGACCTTTAA
- the ispF gene encoding 2-C-methyl-D-erythritol 2,4-cyclodiphosphate synthase encodes MNTMIALTGLGYDIHRFAEAPRPLMLGGVHIPSARGLDGHSDADVLCHAVADALLGAAGLPDIGFWFPPGDPACKDISSLDIVAKAVSLIRERGGRVVNVDSSLIAEAPRISPYLEQMKNALGSALGISAARVGVKATTNEQLGALGRREGIAAFAVASILMPEEEPQP; translated from the coding sequence ATGAACACCATGATTGCACTGACCGGGCTGGGTTACGACATTCACCGTTTTGCGGAAGCCCCCCGCCCGCTGATGCTGGGCGGCGTACACATTCCCTCCGCCAGGGGACTGGACGGCCATTCCGATGCGGATGTCCTGTGCCATGCCGTTGCGGACGCCCTGCTGGGCGCCGCCGGACTGCCGGACATCGGCTTCTGGTTCCCTCCGGGCGATCCCGCCTGCAAGGACATTTCCTCCCTGGACATTGTGGCCAAGGCCGTTTCCCTGATCCGGGAACGCGGAGGCCGCGTGGTCAACGTGGATTCCTCCCTGATTGCGGAAGCACCGCGCATTTCTCCGTATCTGGAGCAGATGAAAAACGCTCTGGGTTCCGCACTGGGCATTTCAGCCGCCCGTGTAGGGGTGAAGGCCACCACGAATGAGCAGCTTGGCGCGCTGGGGCGCCGGGAAGGGATCGCCGCCTTTGCCGTGGCGTCCATCCTGATGCCGGAGGAAGAGCCGCAGCCGTAA
- a CDS encoding inositol monophosphatase family protein, with the protein MNHSPEMTVAIRAAKSAGAFLKKHFYDRKKVDEASQNDIKLELDKLSQKLITEEILSAFPTHAVLGEEGYTGDRNGENEWIVDPIDGTVNYFYTIPWFCVSIALRRGGEVVLGVIYDPMMDECWHVEKGGVPYMNGVPMHCSLRKRMAEAVVFVGHGKTDGSKEKGIERFAKIAWQVRKVRNNGSAALALAYIACGRFDAYVESVISIWDIAAGVLLVKAAGGKVILEPKKDNPEQFAIVAWNGCIPIVEALGE; encoded by the coding sequence ATGAACCACTCGCCTGAAATGACCGTAGCCATCCGGGCGGCCAAGTCCGCCGGAGCCTTCCTGAAAAAGCATTTTTATGACCGGAAGAAGGTGGATGAAGCCAGCCAGAACGACATCAAGCTGGAACTGGACAAGCTGTCCCAGAAACTGATCACGGAGGAAATCCTCTCCGCTTTCCCTACTCACGCTGTACTGGGGGAGGAAGGTTACACCGGAGACCGGAACGGCGAAAACGAATGGATCGTGGACCCCATTGACGGCACGGTGAATTATTTCTATACCATTCCGTGGTTTTGCGTGTCCATCGCCCTCCGCCGCGGCGGGGAAGTGGTGCTGGGCGTGATTTACGATCCCATGATGGACGAATGCTGGCATGTGGAAAAAGGCGGCGTTCCGTACATGAACGGCGTACCGATGCATTGCAGCCTCCGGAAGCGCATGGCGGAGGCCGTCGTATTCGTGGGGCACGGGAAGACGGACGGTTCCAAGGAAAAGGGAATTGAACGCTTTGCTAAAATCGCCTGGCAGGTGCGCAAGGTGCGCAACAACGGTTCCGCCGCCCTCGCCCTCGCCTACATTGCCTGCGGCAGGTTTGACGCCTATGTGGAAAGCGTCATTTCCATCTGGGACATTGCCGCCGGCGTCCTGCTGGTGAAAGCCGCCGGAGGAAAAGTGATTCTGGAACCGAAGAAGGACAATCCGGAACAGTTCGCCATTGTTGCCTGGAACGGATGCATCCCGATTGTGGAAGCCCTCGGAGAATAA
- a CDS encoding transglycosylase domain-containing protein, which produces MENRRKRWYDLFGLLPRNLGRVLLWLSIIPISFIVILIIYAWRADQYNLDEVLAPLENCAAYDRNGQWIGTLTDHDRVYVARHELPDNLVNAFIAREDEAFFDHGGIVYTSIIRSICRNLTTLSYAQGASTITMQLARNCYELGGKTLDRKILEMAVARRIEGKYSKDEILTAYLNRIYFGQQCYGIAQAADLYFGKKVGDLTLAECATLAGLVRGPSIYNPVSSPEAAVKVRNATLERMLECEFITQEQMWKASSEPMTVAGEKEASPASYPILVISRELGSLACCDQQEETSSIFVMTTLNLDFQRMVEEVSEPALIALENSPVWSGLPKRVDNHLKGCVQAAVLCVDSRKGDILAITGGRSALDGVDRWQAKIMPGELFTPVVNLCAVDQRRTVIRSNPEVTGRGVGFNTVIETAGKAGYKGDLPRSPDLYAGKFRTSLADAVNALYMIGNGGLNVQLSAVRQVGTTKKNLVMVNAPSSEETHREILPRESVHLVAGLPPFRYDERTRRTVVNVALPEYSGHFSSVRGRYYTVYVWVGFDAPDEAVYKKRGVSAALAKTCSTLAEDVYTRAEAARKAAATERREQETPQEQTSL; this is translated from the coding sequence ATGGAGAACAGGCGGAAAAGATGGTATGATCTGTTCGGATTGCTGCCCCGCAATCTGGGGCGCGTCCTGCTGTGGCTGAGCATCATCCCTATCTCGTTCATCGTCATCCTGATCATTTACGCGTGGCGGGCGGACCAGTATAATCTGGACGAAGTTCTGGCTCCCCTGGAAAACTGCGCCGCCTATGACCGGAACGGCCAGTGGATAGGCACCCTGACGGACCACGACCGCGTTTACGTAGCGCGCCATGAATTGCCGGATAATCTGGTGAACGCCTTCATCGCACGGGAGGACGAAGCCTTTTTCGACCACGGCGGCATTGTTTACACATCCATCATCCGCTCCATCTGCCGGAACCTGACCACCCTCTCCTATGCCCAAGGGGCTTCCACCATCACCATGCAGCTTGCACGGAACTGTTATGAACTGGGGGGAAAGACGCTGGACCGGAAGATCCTGGAAATGGCCGTAGCCCGCCGCATAGAGGGAAAATACTCCAAGGATGAAATATTGACGGCCTACTTGAACCGGATTTACTTCGGTCAGCAATGCTACGGCATCGCCCAGGCCGCGGATCTGTATTTCGGCAAAAAAGTGGGAGACCTGACTTTGGCGGAATGCGCCACGCTGGCCGGGCTGGTGCGCGGCCCTTCCATATACAACCCCGTTTCCAGCCCGGAGGCCGCCGTCAAGGTGCGCAATGCCACGCTGGAACGCATGCTTGAATGCGAATTTATCACCCAAGAGCAAATGTGGAAGGCATCCTCAGAACCGATGACCGTGGCGGGAGAAAAGGAGGCCAGCCCCGCGTCCTATCCCATTCTGGTGATTTCCCGTGAATTGGGCAGTCTTGCCTGCTGTGACCAGCAGGAAGAGACTTCCAGCATTTTTGTGATGACTACGCTGAACCTGGATTTTCAGAGAATGGTGGAGGAGGTGAGTGAGCCGGCCCTCATTGCTTTGGAGAATTCCCCTGTATGGAGCGGCCTTCCGAAGAGGGTGGACAACCATCTGAAAGGCTGCGTCCAGGCCGCCGTGCTGTGCGTGGATTCCCGCAAGGGCGACATACTGGCCATTACGGGAGGCCGCTCCGCCCTGGACGGCGTGGACAGATGGCAGGCAAAGATAATGCCCGGTGAATTGTTCACTCCTGTCGTCAACCTGTGCGCCGTGGACCAGCGCCGGACCGTCATCCGCAGCAACCCGGAAGTGACGGGGCGGGGCGTGGGATTCAACACTGTCATTGAGACGGCGGGAAAAGCCGGGTACAAGGGGGATTTGCCGCGTTCCCCGGATCTGTATGCCGGGAAGTTTCGCACGTCCCTGGCGGATGCCGTCAACGCGCTGTACATGATCGGCAACGGCGGACTCAACGTGCAGCTTTCCGCAGTTCGCCAGGTGGGAACAACCAAAAAAAACCTAGTGATGGTGAATGCTCCTTCTTCCGAGGAAACCCACCGTGAAATCCTTCCGCGGGAATCCGTCCATCTGGTGGCGGGGCTTCCCCCCTTCCGCTATGACGAACGTACCAGAAGGACGGTCGTGAATGTGGCGTTGCCTGAATATAGCGGGCATTTCTCCTCTGTCAGAGGCCGTTATTATACCGTGTACGTCTGGGTTGGATTCGATGCTCCGGATGAAGCCGTATACAAGAAAAGGGGTGTTTCCGCCGCCCTGGCGAAAACATGTTCCACACTGGCGGAGGACGTGTACACCCGAGCGGAAGCGGCCAGAAAGGCTGCCGCCACCGAGCGCCGCGAGCAGGAAACTCCGCAGGAGCAGACCTCCCTTTAA
- a CDS encoding tetratricopeptide repeat protein, which translates to MKALFPISVGLAVLAVCAAAQEHIPDAAPVDDGPLVANPEQDSLDMADMLYKQSQEPQTKANPQEYARLLDLSLRKYLEFSQRFPRSTQAPLAEYRAAMCLAELGRKEDAHALFQRLTQTGTPALVAASAYRLATDASAAGETDKAIQYYQLVIRSAEQNDLKVDAQYRLGRLFLASGNPEAAANMFCAVIGNPQADKRFVLVARMGYAALCADSSRLGEAYTEYRKVLDTPGVDARNRGIAILQAATLATKLKKNAEAHSLYEQILKDETLKEMAPEARMGLLLGLYHMGKYKEVMAQYEQQKDMKMPTKEGQARLLMLMGQTAYKLKEYQKGADFFLEAEKAVPYTQEAMQASFYRLLCYKELKQKDLPQRAQSFLNHYAKAFPTSELHDMVRLMAAESLFSSSPADAAKFYGSINFDKLPAKMRPDILYKSAWAVAQAGDRETAAKLLTTFIDGYPRDPRICEALTLRGDMYAKTKKETEALQDFDRVIARWPKEESAAAAWQRAAQIYAGRQDLANMAKYYEGLIKNFPKTSPAALAEAHFLLGRAAFDQGDFQSSISHMSEAKTLDPQKYGEQVNVLTVLSYHKLQDVNKLKEALETLQKENPAAVSRVPDVIPAWLGLQAYGMKDLETADKYMTWATQNDQLQNVKKVIWRNLAKVRLALKKYDRALVASNNFLKVEDQPYRRADGMLDKASILLGLGKYAEARKTAEEALALGVEGPLMASLKIVLGDISYAEKKFDEAAKHYGVTAELFVNDAELKPKALFKAAEALDKAGRKSEASQYRARLQKEFPDWKQEGESLPPDAR; encoded by the coding sequence ATGAAAGCCCTTTTTCCCATCAGCGTCGGACTGGCGGTCCTGGCAGTATGCGCCGCCGCCCAGGAGCATATCCCGGACGCCGCCCCGGTGGACGACGGTCCGCTGGTAGCCAATCCGGAACAGGACAGCCTGGATATGGCGGACATGCTGTACAAGCAGTCCCAGGAGCCTCAGACGAAGGCGAACCCGCAGGAATATGCGCGACTGCTTGATCTGAGCCTGCGCAAGTACCTTGAATTTTCCCAGCGTTTCCCCCGTTCCACACAGGCTCCTCTGGCGGAATACCGTGCGGCCATGTGCCTGGCGGAACTCGGAAGGAAAGAGGATGCCCATGCGCTGTTCCAGAGGCTGACGCAGACGGGAACCCCGGCCCTGGTTGCCGCCTCCGCCTACCGTCTGGCCACGGATGCCTCCGCCGCCGGAGAGACGGACAAGGCCATCCAGTATTACCAGCTTGTTATCCGCAGTGCGGAGCAGAATGACTTGAAGGTGGATGCCCAGTACCGCCTGGGGCGCCTGTTCCTCGCCAGCGGCAATCCGGAAGCCGCCGCCAACATGTTCTGCGCGGTGATCGGCAATCCCCAGGCGGATAAAAGATTCGTCCTGGTGGCCCGGATGGGGTATGCCGCCCTGTGTGCCGATTCCAGCCGGCTGGGAGAGGCGTACACCGAGTACCGCAAGGTGCTGGACACGCCCGGTGTGGATGCCAGAAACCGCGGCATCGCCATTCTGCAGGCGGCAACGCTGGCCACCAAGCTGAAGAAGAACGCGGAGGCGCACAGCCTTTATGAACAAATACTGAAGGATGAAACCCTGAAGGAAATGGCGCCAGAGGCCCGCATGGGCCTGCTTCTGGGGCTGTACCACATGGGCAAGTACAAGGAGGTCATGGCCCAGTACGAGCAGCAGAAGGACATGAAGATGCCGACCAAGGAAGGCCAGGCGCGCCTGCTGATGCTGATGGGCCAGACCGCCTACAAGCTGAAGGAGTACCAGAAGGGGGCGGATTTCTTCCTGGAGGCGGAAAAAGCCGTCCCTTACACGCAGGAAGCCATGCAGGCTTCCTTCTACCGTCTTCTGTGCTACAAGGAGCTCAAGCAGAAGGACCTGCCCCAGCGTGCCCAGAGTTTCCTGAATCATTATGCCAAGGCGTTCCCCACCAGCGAGCTCCACGACATGGTGCGTCTGATGGCGGCGGAAAGCCTGTTCAGCTCCAGCCCCGCGGATGCGGCCAAATTTTACGGGAGCATCAATTTTGACAAGCTTCCGGCCAAGATGCGCCCGGATATTCTGTACAAGAGCGCCTGGGCCGTTGCCCAGGCGGGCGACCGGGAAACGGCCGCCAAGCTGCTGACCACCTTCATTGACGGGTATCCCCGCGATCCCCGCATCTGCGAAGCCCTGACCCTGCGGGGGGACATGTACGCCAAAACCAAAAAGGAAACGGAGGCCCTGCAGGATTTTGACCGGGTGATTGCGCGCTGGCCGAAGGAGGAATCCGCGGCCGCCGCCTGGCAGCGGGCCGCGCAGATTTACGCCGGCCGCCAGGATTTGGCGAACATGGCGAAGTACTACGAAGGGCTGATCAAGAATTTCCCGAAGACCTCTCCCGCCGCCCTGGCGGAAGCCCATTTCCTGCTGGGCCGTGCGGCGTTTGACCAGGGGGATTTCCAATCCTCCATCAGCCACATGTCGGAGGCCAAGACACTGGACCCCCAGAAATATGGGGAACAGGTCAACGTCCTCACCGTTCTTTCCTACCACAAGCTCCAGGACGTAAACAAATTGAAGGAGGCCCTGGAAACCCTCCAGAAGGAGAACCCGGCGGCCGTGTCCCGCGTGCCGGACGTGATTCCCGCATGGCTGGGCCTTCAGGCTTACGGAATGAAGGATTTGGAGACGGCGGACAAGTACATGACCTGGGCCACCCAGAACGACCAGCTCCAGAACGTGAAGAAAGTAATCTGGCGCAATCTGGCGAAAGTGCGCCTGGCCTTGAAAAAGTATGACCGCGCCCTCGTGGCTTCCAACAACTTCCTGAAGGTGGAGGACCAGCCCTACCGCCGTGCGGACGGCATGCTGGACAAGGCCTCCATCCTGCTGGGCCTGGGCAAGTATGCGGAAGCCCGGAAAACGGCGGAAGAAGCGCTTGCCCTGGGGGTGGAAGGCCCCCTGATGGCCTCCCTGAAAATCGTGCTGGGGGACATCTCCTATGCGGAAAAGAAATTTGATGAGGCGGCCAAGCATTACGGCGTTACGGCGGAGTTGTTCGTCAACGACGCGGAGCTGAAACCCAAGGCCCTGTTCAAGGCGGCGGAAGCTCTGGACAAGGCCGGCCGCAAGTCGGAGGCTTCCCAGTACCGCGCCCGCCTGCAGAAGGAATTCCCGGACTGGAAGCAGGAAGGGGAGTCACTGCCGCCGGATGCCCGCTAG
- a CDS encoding ExbD/TolR family protein, with the protein MKFRYKMPNPIGFQLAPMLDIVFLLLVFFVVTQTFEDDEPDLSITLPSAETPKPGENASNEIIVNIRKDGTVMINRQPYTMPELEEKLLSVARLDKTMLVRIRVDEKAESGTVVHVMDACLKAGLNNVSFSTRPPAPSSVNVSTPQSS; encoded by the coding sequence ATGAAGTTTCGTTACAAGATGCCCAATCCCATCGGGTTCCAGCTAGCGCCCATGCTGGATATCGTGTTTCTGCTGCTGGTGTTCTTCGTCGTGACGCAGACTTTTGAGGACGACGAACCGGACCTTTCCATCACCCTTCCGTCTGCGGAGACACCCAAACCCGGGGAAAACGCCTCCAATGAGATTATCGTGAACATCCGCAAGGACGGCACGGTGATGATCAACCGCCAGCCGTACACGATGCCGGAACTGGAGGAGAAGCTGCTTTCCGTCGCGCGCCTGGACAAAACCATGCTCGTCCGCATCCGTGTGGATGAAAAGGCGGAATCCGGCACGGTCGTGCACGTGATGGACGCCTGCCTGAAAGCCGGGCTCAACAATGTATCTTTCTCCACGAGGCCTCCGGCTCCGTCTTCCGTCAACGTTTCCACCCCTCAATCTTCATGA
- a CDS encoding MotA/TolQ/ExbB proton channel family protein, with amino-acid sequence MNPVSFSTLANAMDFVVGDRNYPLSELFMKGGFIMWPLLLLSIGGVVVLVMCCFSTRAAAVLPPKLVEQAESFIRKRDYTGLAILCKNGDSCYARVMLTVANFMQRNPSAQFEEVREIAAAEGGRQAGFMSRQISWLSDIGALAPMLGLLGTVVGMMKTFFEIANGDFSGGKQRIDMAGGVAEALITTAGGLLLGIPAILAYVYFRSQVHKRVGDLEAAVTHSVSVVATQLHKPRSGPAGAFHEEELPRVPVDPTSLRDVRGL; translated from the coding sequence ATGAATCCTGTATCATTTTCCACCCTGGCCAACGCCATGGACTTTGTCGTGGGCGATAGAAATTACCCTCTTTCCGAGCTGTTCATGAAAGGGGGCTTCATCATGTGGCCGCTTCTTCTGCTGTCCATAGGGGGCGTAGTCGTGCTGGTCATGTGCTGTTTTTCCACCCGTGCCGCCGCCGTGCTTCCCCCCAAGCTGGTGGAACAGGCGGAATCCTTTATCCGCAAGAGGGATTACACGGGACTTGCCATCCTCTGCAAAAACGGGGATTCCTGCTACGCCCGCGTGATGCTGACGGTAGCCAACTTCATGCAGCGCAACCCTTCCGCCCAATTTGAGGAAGTGAGGGAAATCGCCGCCGCGGAAGGCGGACGCCAGGCCGGCTTCATGAGCCGCCAGATTTCCTGGCTGTCGGACATCGGCGCACTGGCGCCCATGCTGGGTCTGCTGGGTACGGTCGTGGGGATGATGAAAACCTTTTTCGAGATCGCCAACGGGGACTTCTCCGGCGGCAAGCAGCGCATCGACATGGCCGGAGGCGTGGCGGAAGCCCTGATTACTACGGCCGGAGGCCTCTTGCTGGGGATTCCCGCCATTCTGGCGTATGTGTATTTCCGCAGCCAGGTGCACAAGCGCGTGGGAGACCTGGAGGCCGCCGTGACGCACAGCGTTTCCGTAGTGGCCACCCAGCTCCACAAGCCCCGTTCCGGTCCTGCCGGAGCCTTTCATGAGGAAGAGCTTCCCCGGGTCCCCGTGGATCCTACCTCCCTGCGCGACGTACGCGGACTCTAA